A single genomic interval of Devosia oryziradicis harbors:
- a CDS encoding uroporphyrinogen-III synthase, whose amino-acid sequence MGGRVVKMLVTRPEPDAQATLARLDALGIAATAAPLMVRQTLDASLPPPDGFTAMVLTSANAVRSLLDRGVLDHYRHLPVFAVGDRTAREASEAGFERVSSAAGAFQDLVNAMTIARVPGPIFYPTGRHQSADLAKALAPLGVMVVTAKIYDMVAADALPEAILDELGDSIGAVLAYSRRSAEIFAHLAASLSPTKRRSLAMLCLSEAVAEPLLEARFSRISLADRPDEDAMMTLALAFAREQTGP is encoded by the coding sequence ATGGGCGGCCGCGTCGTGAAGATGCTGGTGACACGTCCCGAGCCGGACGCCCAGGCGACGCTGGCACGGCTCGACGCGCTCGGCATCGCCGCGACGGCTGCCCCGCTCATGGTGCGCCAGACGCTCGATGCCAGCCTCCCACCCCCAGATGGCTTTACCGCCATGGTGCTGACATCGGCCAATGCCGTCCGCTCGCTGCTCGATCGCGGTGTCCTCGATCACTATCGGCACCTGCCGGTCTTCGCCGTGGGCGATCGCACGGCGCGAGAGGCCAGCGAGGCCGGGTTCGAGCGGGTCAGCAGTGCCGCCGGGGCATTCCAGGACCTGGTCAATGCCATGACCATTGCCCGCGTCCCGGGCCCGATCTTTTATCCCACCGGCAGGCACCAAAGTGCCGATCTTGCCAAGGCCCTGGCGCCGCTGGGCGTGATGGTCGTGACGGCCAAGATCTACGATATGGTCGCCGCCGATGCACTGCCCGAAGCCATTCTCGATGAGCTCGGTGACTCCATCGGAGCGGTGCTGGCCTATTCGCGCCGTTCCGCAGAAATCTTTGCCCATCTGGCCGCGAGCCTATCTCCAACGAAGCGGCGCAGCCTGGCCATGCTCTGCCTGTCCGAAGCCGTTGCCGAGCCCCTGCTGGAGGCGCGTTTCAGCCGCATAAGCCTGGCGGACCGGCCGGACGAAGACGCCATGATGACCCTCGCGCTGGCTTTTGCCCGCGAGCAAACTGGGCCATGA
- a CDS encoding 4a-hydroxytetrahydrobiopterin dehydratase, which produces MVEKLSDGQRETALRGLDGWVYDATSGAIARAFKFKDFSEAFAFMTRVALAAEKAGHHPDWSNTYNSVTISLSTHDAGGLSARDIALAQAIDKLLA; this is translated from the coding sequence ATGGTTGAAAAGCTGAGCGACGGCCAACGCGAGACGGCGCTGCGCGGTCTGGATGGCTGGGTTTATGACGCCACGAGCGGCGCCATTGCCCGGGCCTTCAAGTTCAAGGATTTTTCCGAAGCCTTTGCTTTCATGACCCGGGTTGCGCTGGCGGCCGAGAAGGCTGGCCATCATCCCGATTGGTCCAACACCTACAACAGCGTGACCATAAGCCTGTCCACCCACGACGCCGGCGGACTCAGCGCCAGGGACATCGCACTGGCCCAGGCGATCGACAAGCTACTCGCCTAG
- the hemC gene encoding hydroxymethylbilane synthase, translating into MQSPTPFARIGTRGSPLALAQARLVRRLLAQAHGVGEDDIAIEVISTGGDRSQASNASLVELGGKGLFTKEIDEAMLAGRVDIGVHSSKDVATRLPDGITLVAFLEREDVRDAFMSVKVQSLDHLAEGAKFGTSSIRRAAQVLRVRPDLQIVPFRGNVGTRLQKLLDGVADATMLAVAGLNRLGEGHRATALLDPEIFMPAPAQGAIGIAVRSDDSRMAGIVAALDHAPTHRAITAERAMLAVLDGSCRTPVGALTRLDGQALVLKGQILSLDGKTAFDAAASGTDPVSLGRQVGEDLIAQAGTEWLAQWAAAS; encoded by the coding sequence TTGCAATCGCCGACACCCTTCGCCCGGATCGGAACACGCGGCAGCCCGCTGGCCCTGGCCCAGGCGCGACTGGTGCGGCGCCTGTTGGCCCAGGCGCATGGGGTCGGCGAAGATGATATTGCCATCGAGGTGATCTCGACCGGCGGCGACCGTTCGCAGGCCAGCAATGCCAGCCTGGTCGAGTTAGGCGGCAAGGGTCTGTTCACCAAGGAAATCGACGAGGCCATGTTGGCGGGCCGGGTCGATATCGGCGTCCATTCGAGCAAGGACGTGGCCACCCGCCTGCCCGACGGCATCACGCTGGTGGCCTTTCTCGAACGCGAGGACGTGCGCGACGCCTTCATGTCGGTCAAGGTGCAGAGCCTTGATCACCTGGCCGAGGGCGCCAAGTTCGGCACCTCCTCGATCCGCCGCGCCGCGCAGGTCCTGCGGGTCCGGCCGGACCTCCAGATCGTCCCCTTCCGCGGCAATGTCGGCACGAGGCTGCAGAAGCTGCTCGACGGCGTTGCCGACGCCACCATGCTGGCCGTGGCCGGGCTCAACCGGCTGGGTGAGGGCCACCGCGCCACCGCCCTGCTCGACCCCGAAATCTTCATGCCCGCGCCGGCCCAGGGTGCCATAGGCATTGCCGTACGCAGCGACGACAGCCGCATGGCCGGGATCGTCGCAGCTCTCGACCACGCCCCGACCCACCGGGCGATAACCGCCGAGCGCGCCATGCTCGCGGTGCTCGACGGCTCCTGCCGCACGCCAGTGGGCGCGCTGACACGCCTGGATGGTCAGGCCCTTGTGCTCAAGGGGCAAATCCTCAGCCTGGATGGCAAGACCGCCTTTGATGCCGCGGCATCCGGCACCGATCCGGTATCCCTTGGCCGCCAGGTGGGCGAGGACCTGATCGCCCAGGCCGGCACGGAGTGGCTGGCCCAATGGGCGGCCGCGTCGTGA
- the tsaD gene encoding tRNA (adenosine(37)-N6)-threonylcarbamoyltransferase complex transferase subunit TsaD: MLGIETSCDETAAALVVRDEFGRGTIRSNVVRSQLDEHAAFGGVVPELAARAHVTYLDHIIAQACREAGIPLAQVDAIAATAGPGLIGGVLVGLTTAKALAAALDKPLLGINHLEAHALTARLTDGVPFPYLMLLVSGGHSQFVLVRGVGDYERWGTTIDDALGEAFDKVAKLLSLGHPGGPAVERIAKAGDSHRFKFPRPLLREARMDFSFSGLKTAVRLQAEALAPLADQDVADIAASFQTAVAEIVATRSRQALEQFASRFPGQDMRLVVAGGVAANQTIGTALRAVCAEAGATLIVPPIALCTDNGAMVAWAGAERFALGVHDGLEFVARPRWPLDLDDMKVRSDAA, translated from the coding sequence ATCCTGGGCATAGAGACCAGCTGCGACGAAACCGCGGCAGCTTTGGTCGTGCGCGACGAATTCGGCAGGGGCACTATTCGTTCCAATGTGGTGCGCAGCCAGCTCGACGAACATGCGGCATTCGGCGGCGTGGTACCGGAGCTGGCGGCGCGGGCGCATGTGACCTATCTCGACCACATCATCGCCCAGGCCTGCCGCGAAGCGGGCATTCCGCTTGCGCAAGTCGACGCCATTGCAGCCACCGCTGGCCCTGGACTGATCGGGGGCGTGCTGGTGGGACTGACCACGGCCAAGGCCCTGGCTGCAGCGCTCGACAAGCCGCTGCTCGGGATCAATCACCTCGAAGCCCACGCGCTGACGGCGCGGCTGACCGACGGAGTGCCGTTTCCCTACCTGATGCTGCTGGTCAGCGGAGGACATTCGCAGTTCGTGCTCGTGCGCGGCGTCGGCGACTACGAGCGCTGGGGCACCACGATCGACGATGCGCTGGGCGAGGCCTTCGACAAGGTGGCCAAGCTCCTGAGCCTGGGTCATCCGGGCGGGCCGGCGGTCGAGCGGATTGCCAAGGCCGGTGATTCCCATCGCTTCAAGTTCCCACGTCCGCTGCTGCGCGAGGCGCGGATGGATTTTTCATTTTCCGGCCTCAAGACGGCGGTTCGGCTGCAGGCCGAGGCGCTGGCGCCGCTGGCCGATCAGGACGTCGCCGATATTGCCGCGAGCTTCCAGACCGCCGTGGCCGAGATCGTCGCCACGCGCTCGCGCCAGGCGCTGGAGCAGTTTGCCAGCCGGTTTCCGGGGCAGGACATGCGGCTGGTGGTTGCCGGCGGCGTCGCGGCCAACCAGACGATCGGCACAGCGCTGCGTGCGGTCTGTGCCGAGGCCGGAGCTACGCTCATCGTACCGCCCATCGCGCTTTGTACCGACAATGGCGCCATGGTGGCCTGGGCGGGAGCCGAGCGCTTCGCGCTGGGCGTGCATGACGGACTGGAATTCGTCGCCCGCCCGCGCTGGCCGCTGGACCTGGACGACATGAAGGTCAGGTCCGATGCGGCTTGA
- a CDS encoding putative bifunctional diguanylate cyclase/phosphodiesterase, producing the protein MPSHDYASVLRSVYGDPRTSLAGSVASAAAAWLTAYRTGSLALYLVTLAFVVIGLARYANMRAFWRATGQDENAAPAEVWETRALIHGGFLAATYGAWCLISMAVVKDSFAELASVSISIAIMVGVVARNFGLDRLVAIQMLLIIVPLSVGVALHGDVYHVILAALVGLILTSFRRLAANVRTILLSAVHGRVEASRLAAELDMAMATLEHGLCLLDEHGTISVVNDRAERLFAAIGVGPLVGLPLQGVLETMAQRGVPRTATGRLLNIVGQGQSGKVLLCLANARYFEVTVSTRQGRSVLLFEDISDRVATEERISYMARHDVLTGLPNRTYFGELTSEDLDQRRAERSDGGRVVSLMIIDVDDFKHVNDSFGHLVGDELLMQVARRLRKALPEDAVLARLGGDEFVAYRRNVDRFAAEADAQPLLEAFQAPFLLEGLNLQVNVSIGLVISANPIDLVDDLMTKADLALYSAKGDGKAKSHVFHAQMDIDYHYKQRLKADLRLAIQEGGLTLAFQPLLDVATRKVVACEALARWNHPELGMIAPSVFIPLAEETGLISDITAWVIAEAISQCRSWPGEVGVAVNVSTRDFRGMDVEKVVDAALSAAGLPPTRLEIEVTETALIEEPEIAKSVLEALAAKGVEIALDDFGTGYSSLSYLSALPFSKLKIDRSFVQDIEANERSLRLLTNVASLGRDLDLTVVAEGVETSGQFDLLLAKTQIQQVQGYLFSRPLPARDIPELIVHLNHDTVIPPKRYKM; encoded by the coding sequence ATGCCATCGCATGACTATGCGTCCGTGCTCCGCTCGGTCTATGGCGACCCCCGCACGTCGCTGGCCGGCTCGGTGGCAAGCGCCGCTGCAGCCTGGCTGACGGCCTACAGGACAGGCTCGCTTGCGCTCTATCTGGTGACATTGGCCTTTGTCGTCATCGGCCTGGCGCGCTATGCCAACATGCGGGCATTCTGGCGCGCGACGGGGCAGGACGAAAACGCCGCGCCCGCCGAGGTGTGGGAAACGCGCGCCCTGATCCATGGCGGCTTTCTGGCGGCGACCTATGGCGCCTGGTGCCTGATTTCCATGGCGGTGGTCAAGGACTCCTTTGCCGAGCTGGCCAGCGTGTCGATCTCGATTGCCATCATGGTGGGCGTGGTCGCGCGCAATTTCGGCCTCGACAGGCTGGTGGCGATCCAGATGCTGCTGATCATCGTGCCGCTATCGGTCGGCGTTGCCCTGCATGGCGATGTCTATCACGTGATCCTGGCGGCGCTGGTGGGACTCATTCTCACCAGTTTCCGCCGGCTCGCCGCCAATGTGCGCACCATCCTGCTCAGTGCCGTGCATGGCCGGGTGGAGGCCTCGCGGCTGGCGGCCGAACTCGACATGGCCATGGCGACGCTCGAACATGGTCTGTGCCTGCTCGACGAGCATGGCACGATTTCGGTGGTCAATGATCGCGCCGAGCGGCTGTTCGCGGCGATCGGCGTTGGGCCGCTCGTCGGCTTGCCGTTGCAGGGCGTACTCGAAACCATGGCGCAGCGGGGCGTACCGCGCACCGCGACCGGCCGCTTGCTCAATATCGTCGGGCAGGGCCAGTCGGGCAAGGTGCTGCTGTGCCTGGCCAATGCCCGCTACTTCGAGGTCACCGTCAGTACACGGCAGGGCCGCAGCGTCCTGCTGTTCGAGGATATCAGCGACCGCGTCGCCACCGAGGAGCGCATCAGCTACATGGCGCGCCATGACGTGCTGACCGGCCTGCCCAACAGGACCTATTTCGGCGAACTGACCAGCGAGGATCTCGATCAGCGGCGTGCCGAGCGGAGCGACGGTGGGCGTGTCGTATCGTTGATGATCATCGACGTCGACGACTTCAAGCACGTCAATGACAGCTTTGGACACCTGGTGGGCGACGAGTTGCTGATGCAGGTGGCGCGCCGGCTGCGCAAGGCGCTGCCCGAGGATGCCGTTCTCGCCCGCCTGGGTGGCGATGAATTTGTGGCCTATCGGCGCAATGTCGATCGCTTCGCCGCCGAAGCGGATGCCCAGCCGCTGCTCGAGGCGTTCCAGGCGCCGTTCCTGCTCGAAGGACTCAATCTCCAGGTCAATGTCAGCATCGGTCTGGTCATCAGCGCCAACCCCATTGATCTGGTGGATGACCTGATGACCAAGGCGGATCTGGCGCTCTACTCGGCCAAGGGCGACGGCAAGGCCAAAAGCCACGTCTTTCATGCCCAGATGGACATCGACTATCACTATAAGCAGCGCCTCAAGGCCGACCTGCGGCTGGCAATTCAGGAGGGCGGGCTGACCCTGGCCTTCCAGCCGCTGCTGGACGTGGCCACGCGCAAGGTGGTGGCCTGCGAGGCCCTGGCGCGCTGGAACCATCCCGAACTGGGGATGATCGCGCCCTCCGTCTTTATCCCGCTGGCCGAAGAAACGGGCCTCATATCCGACATCACCGCATGGGTGATCGCCGAAGCCATCAGCCAATGCCGCAGCTGGCCGGGCGAGGTCGGCGTCGCGGTCAATGTCTCGACGCGCGACTTCCGCGGCATGGATGTCGAAAAGGTGGTGGATGCCGCCTTGAGCGCCGCCGGCCTGCCACCGACCAGGCTTGAGATCGAAGTGACCGAAACGGCATTGATCGAAGAGCCCGAGATTGCCAAGTCGGTGCTGGAGGCGCTCGCGGCAAAAGGGGTTGAAATCGCCCTGGACGATTTCGGCACCGGCTATTCCTCGCTCAGCTATCTCTCGGCCCTGCCGTTCTCCAAGCTCAAGATCGACCGTTCCTTCGTGCAGGATATCGAAGCCAACGAGCGTTCGCTGCGCCTGCTGACCAATGTGGCGAGCCTGGGTCGGGACCTGGACCTGACGGTGGTGGCGGAAGGCGTTGAGACCTCAGGACAGTTCGACCTGCTGCTGGCCAAGACGCAGATCCAGCAGGTGCAGGGCTACCTGTTCAGCCGTCCGCTGCCGGCGCGCGACATCCCCGAACTGATCGTGCATCTCAACCACGACACGGTCATACCGCCCAAGCGCTACAAGATGTGA
- a CDS encoding ABC transporter substrate-binding protein, which produces MVWIRRLTGLACAIALSVPARAADLVIYHNWASPAELSALNVLRDELEAHGHRWMPLAIPHDANGNFDVVQLIEGGTSPNAFLQMQPEIYRALEREGKVLHLEDQFAGNGVLAQLPQVVRDAITIDGAIVKIPATIHTDAMLYYNRRVAQAAGIDPERWNSLEDMWADFAAVRAAGFQPIAVGAQPWQVGYLTHALVASLGAPGVYEGLYGQTPDPQVLYDASLLEVFDWLRRFQQEADAEAVNRDWNMATNMVINGQALLQLQGDWMKGEWRAAGKNDIDDFGCRFVPGAVHVPVTVDSWGLLGGTSPDMESAERAFADVVLDPVVQARFAAAKGSTPVRLDARGEIDSCSKMALGALERADFALPTPHLTASPAWIAAVWAVANAFWNDAAMTPADAIAALKVAQVAL; this is translated from the coding sequence GTGGTTTGGATCCGACGGCTGACTGGGCTAGCCTGCGCCATTGCTCTGAGCGTCCCCGCCCGGGCGGCCGATCTCGTGATCTATCACAACTGGGCGTCGCCGGCTGAACTCTCCGCGCTCAACGTGCTGCGCGACGAGCTGGAGGCGCATGGACACCGCTGGATGCCGTTGGCCATCCCGCACGATGCCAATGGCAATTTCGACGTGGTGCAGCTGATCGAAGGCGGCACCTCGCCCAATGCATTCCTGCAGATGCAGCCGGAAATCTACCGGGCGCTCGAGCGGGAGGGAAAGGTCCTGCATCTGGAGGATCAGTTCGCCGGCAATGGCGTGCTGGCCCAGCTGCCGCAGGTGGTACGCGACGCCATCACCATCGATGGCGCCATCGTCAAGATTCCGGCGACCATCCACACCGATGCCATGCTCTACTACAATCGCCGCGTCGCCCAGGCCGCGGGCATCGACCCGGAGCGCTGGAACTCGCTCGAGGATATGTGGGCCGATTTCGCCGCGGTGCGTGCCGCCGGCTTTCAACCCATTGCCGTGGGTGCGCAGCCCTGGCAGGTGGGCTACCTGACCCATGCCCTGGTGGCCAGCCTGGGCGCGCCAGGGGTCTATGAGGGGCTCTATGGGCAAACCCCCGATCCGCAGGTGCTTTACGATGCCAGTCTGCTGGAGGTGTTTGACTGGCTGCGGCGCTTCCAGCAGGAAGCCGATGCCGAGGCGGTGAACCGCGACTGGAACATGGCCACCAATATGGTGATCAACGGCCAGGCGCTGCTGCAGCTACAGGGCGACTGGATGAAAGGCGAATGGCGGGCCGCCGGCAAGAACGACATCGATGACTTCGGCTGCCGCTTCGTGCCCGGCGCCGTCCATGTTCCGGTCACGGTCGATAGCTGGGGTCTGCTGGGCGGGACGTCGCCGGACATGGAATCGGCGGAGCGCGCCTTTGCCGATGTGGTGCTCGATCCGGTCGTGCAAGCCCGCTTTGCTGCCGCCAAGGGGTCGACCCCGGTCCGGCTCGACGCGCGCGGCGAAATCGACAGCTGTTCGAAAATGGCGTTGGGCGCCCTGGAGCGGGCCGATTTCGCACTGCCGACACCGCACCTGACCGCCTCCCCGGCCTGGATCGCCGCGGTGTGGGCGGTCGCCAATGCCTTCTGGAACGATGCGGCGATGACGCCGGCCGATGCCATTGCCGCGCTCAAGGTGGCGCAGGTCGCGCTCTAG
- a CDS encoding YciI family protein has product MPLFVMIAKDKPGTGEQRTATRPVHLEHLKAMGDKLVLAGALMGEDGNPEGSLLVLEAENIDAAKATLLADPFIAAGIFGSVEVKPWRVAFNHTSREF; this is encoded by the coding sequence ATGCCGCTCTTTGTGATGATCGCCAAGGACAAGCCGGGCACCGGCGAACAGCGTACCGCGACCCGGCCGGTGCATCTGGAGCATCTCAAGGCCATGGGCGACAAACTCGTGCTGGCCGGCGCCCTGATGGGTGAAGACGGCAATCCCGAGGGGTCGCTGCTGGTGCTCGAGGCGGAAAATATCGATGCGGCCAAGGCGACGCTGCTGGCAGATCCCTTCATCGCGGCGGGCATTTTCGGCTCGGTGGAGGTGAAGCCCTGGCGGGTCGCCTTCAACCACACCAGCCGGGAGTTCTGA
- a CDS encoding NAD(P)H-dependent glycerol-3-phosphate dehydrogenase has protein sequence MRLDSVSVIGGGAWGTALAQACAMAGRAVSLVTRDAAQVDEINSNHTNSRALGTQPLHGAISATTVAAPADIVILAVPAQSSRAALAALDPDLLASKPVVLSAKGLETGTLDRQSEILLDMAPDAIPFVLSGPSFAADVAAGRPTAVTLAGDDASQTSLLAAALAGPSFRPYAADDRIGVEIAGALKNVYALACGAVEGAGLGASARSALIARAFAEMARMVSAMGGSAATLTGLAGLGDLTLTCTSVQSRNYQFGMALGRGQSVEAIISGGAKLAEGVATTPVADALAKSLDVEAPLIAAVQAVLSGQADITTVVAGLMSRPLKRED, from the coding sequence ATGCGGCTTGACAGCGTCAGTGTCATCGGCGGCGGCGCCTGGGGCACGGCCCTGGCGCAGGCCTGCGCCATGGCCGGCCGCGCCGTCTCGCTGGTGACGCGCGATGCGGCGCAGGTCGACGAGATCAATTCGAACCACACCAACAGCCGCGCCCTTGGAACGCAGCCGCTGCACGGGGCCATCTCGGCCACGACCGTGGCGGCGCCTGCCGATATCGTCATCCTGGCCGTGCCTGCCCAGTCGAGCCGCGCGGCCCTGGCGGCGCTCGATCCTGACCTGCTGGCGAGTAAGCCCGTGGTGCTGTCGGCCAAGGGCCTCGAAACCGGCACGCTGGACCGGCAGAGCGAAATCCTGCTCGACATGGCGCCCGATGCCATTCCCTTCGTGCTGTCGGGGCCGAGCTTTGCCGCGGACGTGGCGGCTGGCCGGCCGACGGCGGTGACACTGGCCGGCGACGATGCCAGCCAGACTTCCCTCCTGGCCGCGGCGCTGGCCGGACCCAGCTTCCGCCCCTATGCCGCTGATGACCGTATCGGTGTCGAGATCGCCGGGGCGCTCAAGAACGTCTATGCGCTGGCCTGCGGCGCGGTGGAGGGCGCGGGGCTGGGCGCCTCGGCGCGCTCGGCGCTGATCGCCCGGGCCTTTGCCGAAATGGCCCGTATGGTCTCGGCCATGGGCGGCTCGGCGGCGACGCTGACCGGCCTGGCCGGGCTGGGCGACCTGACGCTCACCTGCACGTCGGTGCAATCGCGCAACTACCAGTTCGGCATGGCGCTGGGCCGCGGCCAGTCGGTCGAGGCGATCATTTCGGGCGGCGCCAAACTGGCCGAAGGTGTGGCCACCACGCCGGTCGCGGACGCGCTGGCCAAAAGCCTCGACGTCGAGGCGCCGCTGATCGCTGCCGTGCAGGCCGTGCTCAGCGGCCAAGCCGATATTACCACAGTGGTTGCGGGCCTGATGTCCCGCCCGCTGAAACGGGAGGACTAG
- a CDS encoding heme biosynthesis protein HemY, translating to MIRLASWITGSLVIAALAAWLISLPGTLKLTVANYTMEPRLGAAVFLFILVAIVVIALWAIVRRILSAPRNMARRSRERRREQGVEALSDAIVALQAGDPARARLLAREAQARLPSNAAARLLEARADLALGDMPAAREHYRALIASEKTAVAALTGLYDQARAQHRPEAALTFARKALALAPQSGWAADAVFDDLTRRGQWAEAVAMVNAEQANSREERARKRRRQAVIETARAREAETSDPLAALDHATTALKLLPDFVPAALIAARIHINRGEARKAMSLLRRIWRATGHPDIAALYAHAQPGASAIERLKRMGEIIETPPPHRAAGMALARSAIDAYDWPLARSALAPFAGPDATQGVASLMAEIEEGQSGDQGKAREWLARAVRAPRDPAWTADGLVSDEWEPMSPVSGKLDAFEWKVPVTIAARSQAEPTVPQLPAEAPLPLAPAANPT from the coding sequence ATGATCCGCCTCGCCTCCTGGATCACCGGCAGCCTCGTCATCGCCGCGCTTGCCGCCTGGCTGATCTCGCTGCCCGGTACGCTCAAGCTCACGGTCGCCAACTACACCATGGAGCCGCGGCTTGGCGCTGCGGTCTTCTTGTTCATCCTGGTCGCCATCGTCGTCATCGCCCTCTGGGCCATCGTCCGGCGCATTCTTTCGGCGCCGCGCAACATGGCGCGGCGCAGCCGGGAGCGCCGTCGCGAACAGGGCGTTGAAGCGCTGTCCGATGCCATCGTGGCGCTGCAGGCCGGCGATCCGGCCCGCGCCCGCCTGCTGGCGCGCGAAGCCCAGGCCCGGCTGCCATCAAATGCCGCGGCCCGCCTGCTGGAGGCCCGTGCCGACCTCGCCCTGGGCGACATGCCGGCCGCCCGCGAGCACTACCGCGCCCTCATCGCCAGCGAAAAGACCGCCGTCGCAGCGCTGACCGGGCTCTATGACCAGGCGCGCGCCCAACACCGGCCCGAAGCCGCCCTCACCTTTGCGCGCAAGGCGCTGGCGCTGGCGCCCCAAAGCGGCTGGGCCGCCGACGCCGTGTTCGACGACCTGACGCGACGCGGGCAGTGGGCCGAGGCTGTGGCCATGGTCAATGCCGAGCAGGCCAATAGCCGCGAGGAACGGGCCCGCAAGCGGCGCCGCCAGGCGGTGATCGAGACCGCCCGGGCCCGCGAGGCCGAAACCAGCGATCCGCTGGCCGCACTCGACCACGCCACCACCGCGCTCAAGCTCCTCCCCGACTTCGTACCCGCCGCGCTGATCGCGGCTCGCATCCACATCAACCGTGGCGAAGCCCGCAAGGCCATGAGCCTGTTGCGTCGCATCTGGCGCGCCACGGGCCACCCCGATATCGCCGCGCTTTATGCGCATGCCCAGCCCGGCGCCTCGGCCATAGAGCGGCTGAAGCGGATGGGCGAAATCATCGAAACGCCGCCGCCGCATCGGGCCGCCGGGATGGCCCTGGCGCGATCGGCCATCGACGCCTATGACTGGCCGCTGGCGCGCAGCGCGCTGGCGCCCTTTGCCGGCCCCGATGCGACCCAGGGCGTCGCCAGCCTGATGGCCGAAATCGAGGAAGGCCAGAGCGGGGACCAGGGCAAGGCCCGCGAATGGCTGGCCCGTGCCGTGCGCGCGCCGCGCGACCCGGCCTGGACCGCCGATGGCCTGGTCAGCGACGAATGGGAACCGATGTCGCCGGTATCAGGCAAACTCGATGCCTTCGAGTGGAAAGTGCCGGTCACCATAGCGGCGCGCAGCCAGGCCGAACCGACCGTCCCGCAATTGCCGGCGGAAGCCCCCTTGCCTCTTGCACCGGCCGCCAACCCAACGTAA
- a CDS encoding COG4223 family protein yields MADTKGNDSKPNETRTGPVKPPVLDLKARESATDKPETKGDAKAEPKPEPKPASVKDAPARTKPPEPAAGGFGFGAALLGGVLGLAAAYGLAWFGLWPAAPAPAPAADPRVAQLATAVPELETVTQTTQAELATLNQRIGALETATPAAPAAAAPAAAPADLSGVETDLAALAARVDTLAATPAPAADTGATDALRTELAALATRLDEVAARLGTAEAGLRTLDTTVSETTATLADQPSDIGAVLQLPLILSGFETAFATGRPYATELGALRAAAPDASIPTAIANKAETGLTRPDLIASRFAAVLPAMLAGRPVAEDASWQDGALDWFRSAIALRPTGEIEGDTPEAVMSRLEGAIARRDFLTAETLLASLPAPMLAAGEDVPALVAEQAEAARFLDELRASALSGEVAQ; encoded by the coding sequence ATGGCGGATACCAAGGGCAACGATTCCAAGCCGAACGAGACCAGGACCGGCCCCGTAAAGCCGCCAGTGCTCGATCTCAAGGCCCGCGAGTCGGCCACCGACAAACCCGAGACCAAGGGTGATGCCAAGGCCGAACCCAAGCCGGAACCCAAGCCGGCTTCGGTCAAGGACGCGCCCGCGCGGACCAAGCCGCCCGAACCGGCGGCGGGTGGCTTCGGCTTTGGCGCGGCCTTGCTCGGTGGCGTACTGGGCCTGGCCGCCGCCTATGGCCTGGCCTGGTTTGGCCTCTGGCCTGCCGCGCCGGCCCCGGCACCCGCCGCCGATCCACGCGTCGCGCAATTGGCCACGGCTGTACCCGAACTCGAAACCGTGACCCAGACCACCCAGGCGGAGCTGGCGACGCTGAACCAGCGCATCGGCGCCCTCGAGACTGCGACACCAGCCGCTCCGGCAGCTGCCGCACCGGCTGCCGCCCCGGCTGATCTCAGCGGCGTCGAAACCGACCTTGCCGCACTGGCCGCGCGTGTCGATACCCTCGCCGCCACCCCTGCGCCGGCCGCCGATACCGGCGCCACCGATGCCCTGCGCACCGAGCTTGCCGCCCTCGCCACGCGACTCGACGAGGTTGCGGCGCGCCTGGGCACCGCCGAGGCTGGCCTGCGGACGCTGGACACCACCGTGAGCGAAACGACGGCGACCCTGGCCGACCAGCCCAGCGATATCGGTGCCGTGCTGCAACTGCCGCTGATCCTGTCCGGGTTTGAAACCGCCTTCGCCACCGGCCGCCCCTATGCCACCGAGCTTGGCGCCCTGCGCGCCGCCGCGCCTGACGCTTCGATCCCCACGGCCATCGCCAACAAGGCGGAAACCGGCCTCACCCGGCCCGATCTGATTGCCAGCCGCTTCGCCGCGGTGCTGCCGGCCATGCTTGCCGGCCGACCGGTGGCCGAGGATGCGTCCTGGCAGGATGGCGCCCTCGACTGGTTCCGCTCGGCCATCGCCCTGCGCCCGACCGGGGAGATCGAGGGCGACACGCCAGAAGCCGTCATGTCGCGACTCGAAGGCGCCATTGCGCGGCGAGACTTCCTGACCGCCGAGACCTTGTTGGCAAGCCTGCCCGCGCCCATGCTTGCGGCCGGCGAAGATGTGCCCGCGCTGGTTGCCGAGCAGGCCGAGGCCGCCCGCTTCCTCGATGAGTTGCGCGCCAGCGCCCTCTCCGGCGAGGTCGCGCAATGA